CTTTATCGGTGCATATTAGAGGCAGCAAAGGGGCTGAAGACTGGCATGGCTGTCAGCCTTCCTGTTAAAACTGGCGTTTCAATACCTCTGCGCGAGTGGAAATCCTCACAGCCGGGAAGAGCAGTCGCCTGACCTCCTCCCTCCAGCCTGGCAGTGCCCCAGCTGCTGCCCTAGATCCATGCCCTCACCTTTGAACAGCCACCAAGCCCTGCCCTAGGAGCATCCTAACAGCTCCGGATGGATGCTCCTGGCTGGACACCAAGGAAGGAAGAGGTCCTTAGCTGCTGGGCCAGAGCCTCAGTTGCCTTCAGGGTGCTCTCATGCTGTCCCCTCTTGGGATGTGATGGCTACTGAAGGGCTAGTCCTAACAATCCCTTAATTTAGTAGCCCCCATCTGTTGATACCTTTCTCCGCTGGGATTGCCTTCTGCTCGTCCTTCTGGGGGTTTTTGGCCAGTTCAAACAGCAGCCACTTGTGCATCCAGGATTCAAAGGACTGCAACAAGGGGAAACAGCACAGGGTAACCAGGAGAAAGGAGCGTGCACGATGGGGACGGGCGCTCTGCTGCAGGCTCCAGCTCAGAGCAGCGACAGCCACATGCACATCACCTCCCTCAGGGTGGGAGAAATGCAAGCCTGGAGCAATAAGGATTTTCCATTTCCAGGTAGAGAAATGGCAGTCCCTCCCAGGGGCAAAGCAGGGAGCTTCTGgaaggggcagggcaggacagcAGCCCCGCACTGACCTTCCAATCCGCATCAGCCATGGACTTCTTCAGGTGCTTCAGGTTGTCCATCAGGTCGTCCTTCAGCTCTGGGAACATCTTCCTtgggtctgcttgctgcagaggtgACCACCAGAGCAAGATAGggcaaagaaaaagggagagatgaGATGGAGCTCTTGTCTACATCAACCAGAGTGACATTACAGGGCTCCAGGAGCTCCCATCAGCTCTGAGACCCTGAGGGTGCAGGAGGGGAACACCCGATGACACCGATCCAGCCAAGAGACAGCTCAAAGCATGGGGTCCCACCAcctccagcagggcagagggTAGGTGTGGGAGGTGGCACGCTCCAGTAGTGCCTGCACACCAGGGGACACATGGGGACCTTACCAGCAGCAGGTGCTTGACTTGGTCCTCCGTTTTGTTGCTGACGGGCCCCATGATCTCCATGGGCTAAAGAGAAAATTCAAATGGGAAGAGTCAGCCCAAGACCTGGCAGCAAGCCAGGAGGCCgtgaggcagcagcagcctgtgcAAGGCAAGGGTGGGTGCCTCTTACCATCCTGTCTGAGGAGGGGGCAAGTGGCAGGTCCCTCATGGCCAGCGGCATGTTCACCATGGCCATCCGCATCTTGTTCATGGGCTTGGCACCTGCCGAGGAAGGAGCGCTGTGAGGGGCACCAAGAAAAGGGACCATCCCCCTCTCTCCCGAATCTCTCCCTGCACAGTTGTGTCCTGCAAGACCCAGCTCCACCGGGGGAATGTCCCTGACAGTCCCggggagctgccaccacctcaaAAGCCAGGCCCACTCCTAGATATCTCCCCTCTGCCACCCTTGGTTTTGGTGGTCAAGCAAGACCTGTCACATTTCTCTGGCCACCACATGAGCTACTGACTTGGGGGCAGCTTCCTCTGCAGCGACTCCAACTGCAGGGTCTGCGAGGTCTTGGTCAGCTTGCTGATCTGCCCGCTCTGCTGGTAGACAAAGTAGACAGTCACGGCCTGGCCAGCGATCAGCAGGGCCACGAGGATGGAGAGCGCGGAGAAGGCGGCTTTGCGGCCCAACGCAGATCTGCAAGACATGAGGGAGGGAGCTCAGCTCATGCTCTGCTCTACTTCTGGAAGCTGGAAATGTTCACAAAACCCCGCTGCAAGGGTGCGGAGGTAGAGGTGTGGGAGCTGCGTTCCTGGTGCTTTGCCCAACCTTTATGTCAGGAATCCAAGTATGGGGATTTCTAATTAACACCCTGAGGAGGCTGCACCACAGGCTATAGGAAACACACTTGTGCTCTTCAATCTCTGCCCCTCAAAATCCTCCTGCTAGCCTATGGACCACCCTAAATAACCTCCATCAACTCTGCAGCCAAACAAAGGTACTTTTCAAGCGCAGCCAACTTTGGCAGGCCAGTGGCAGAGCAGGCACTGGCTGCCGGCAGTATGCAGAAGTGAAATTTCAATGTTAAGGTTACTTCTGCACATTTAGGGGAACTGAAACCTGCTTGGCGTAGGTGGGTCACGCACAAAGGGGGCAGCCAGAAGCGCGTGGGCACAGGGGCACAGCAGTGGCCATGGGCTGAGTGCCAGAGCACTGCGAGAAGTTTTCGAGGCATGTCACATGGCTGTGGGGACAGCAGCCCGGCTGGGGCACCCCCCTTTTGCTGGAGCCCCTCAGCAGAGGACACAACTGGCTGGGAAAGATCGTGGGTCCCCACGGGCAGAGGACATATCCCAAGAGATGTCAGATTGtacatacttttaaaaagtaaagacaaGGTGCATGAGTGAGGCACTCACTGCTGTCCAAAGCAAAACTCAGGCAAAAGAGGTCCCGCGGCTGTGTGAGGGCAAAGTAGGTACCTGGCCAGCGAAGCATGCGGGTGCCAAGGCAGACTTGGCACTCCTTCATGGTCCGCCGGCAGCGGGCAAGGTCCCAAGCACCTGAGCAGGGCTGGCCACGCAGGGGGCGGGCAGGGTCTTTGACCTTGCTGGCAAGGAATGAGTTTAGCAAGACTGCAAATTGCAAACAGGTGCcaaagaaatgcaaacagaaggaggaaatgTCGGACTCTCAGGAGCCAAATTCAAcctggcagaggtgggggaacaGATCCGTTGGCTTGGGTGGGGTGTACACAGCCCCACaggtggcaggagcagagcttgGCAGTGCCTCAGAAGCACCTGATGCCAGAGCAATGGGAAAACCCCATTTACGTACGGTCCCCTCCTACTCCCTGTCCATGCAATCTgactctctttctcttgctcttttcttcttctgtgcaaagatttttttgaCTAGCATGTCCTGTGGGCTCATTCGATTTGCCTGTTCTATTAATCAGAACTGATGGatgctttttttctccagaaaataaGAGAGGTAAAAATAGCACTTTGGGGCAGACTTTCTGATGCACTTTCAAACTCTCTCCGGTTCGGCTCTCTctcccagcagagctgcttcAGAAGCTGCCTTGCCCCGGGGATGCAGCAGGAAAGGCCTGAAGGCAGCACCCAAGGGAGCCTTGGGCTGGCACCGCTGCTGCAGGATCCAGCCTCGCCAGCGGCCCGTCTGCCTGGCTACTCCTGATGTCAGCAGTCCCCAGCTGTCTGATTGGCTGGCGTGCTTTGGgaacacctcccctcccccccagcctggTGGAAGGTGGTTGGAAGATGTCCGTGGGCGAGGGGGGACAACTGGGGGCAGCCCTACATCGCTGGGGGGCCTGATGTCCGCGCCatgcccacagctgccccacggccaccctaGGCACCCTTGCCCTCTGCGGCTACGCCATGTCCCCTTGGCCCCATAGCTATGCCATGTCTCCTCATCCCCATGGCGTGTACCATCACGTCCCACGGATACGCCACGTCCCCACAGCCATGCCGCATCCCTCTTGGCCCAGCCGTGCCCCCTTCCACCCCATAGACCTGCTGTGTCCCCCTTGGCCCGGCTGTGCCTCATTTGGCCCCATTGCCCAACCATGCCTCCCTTGGCCCCACAGCCACGCCATGCCCCCAACTGTGTCCCCCTCGGCCCAACCATGTCCCCCTCGGCCCAACTGTGCCTCATCTGGCCCCACAGCCACGCCATGCCCCCAACTGTGTCCCCCTCAGCCCAACCATGCCCCCCTTGGCCCCACAGCCACCCTGTGCCTCCCTTGGCCCAACCATGTCCCCCTCAGCCCCATAGCCACACcatgcccccaaccatgtcctcCTTGGCCCAACCGTGTCCCCTTTGGCCCCACAGCCATGCCGTGTCCCCGTGGGTCAACCATGCCCCATCTGGCTCCACAGCCATGCCGTGCCCCCAACTCTGTCCCCCTTGGCCCCATAGCcacccccgcccccgggcccaaCCGTGTCCCCCTTGGCCTTACAGCCATGCCATGTCCCCAGCCACGTCCCCCTTGACCCCATAGCCACGCCAAGTCCCCCTTGGCCCTACAGCCATGCTGTGCCACCAACTGTGTCCCCCTTGACCCCATAGCCACGCCGTGCCCCCCCTTGGCCCAACCGTGCCTCCCTTGGCCCTACAGCCACGCCATGTCCCCAACCATGTCCCCCCTTGACCCCATAGCCACGCCATGCCCCCAACCGTGTCCCCCTTGGCCCCACAGCCACGCCGCGTCCCCCCCTCCCGGGCCCAACCGTGCCCCATctggccccacggccccactTGCGCCTCCACCTGCCCCCGGCCACCCCTTCGCCCCACACCTCTGGGGCTCGCCGAGGCGCAGCACGCCGCTGCCGCGGTCGGAGGTGGAGAGCAGGTCGCGCTGCTCCTCGGCCATGGCTGCgtgtcgcgtcgcgtcgcgtcgcctCGAGCCGCCGGCGGGGGAAGTGGGCGCAGGTCGCGCCGCGCCTGGAAATaacccccgcgccgccgccccggccccgccgccccggggcgccaGGAAAAAGCCCCATTGGCTGCCGCCGGCCGCGTCGCCTGTTGCCAGGCAGAGCTCCGCGCGCCAGGTCTCCGCTGCGCTCTTGGGGCCGCGTCCTGCCCCAGCCGCGCCgcgggggacccggggggacccggggcggggggggcggcggcagcccACGCGCGGGTGGCACcgcgcgcggcgggcgcggggcggcagggagCGCCGGCCGAGCGGGACCCTCGCCGTGCGAAAGCCTGCTCCCCTCTTGCCTTTGGTGCCAGGGGAAAGCTGCTTTTTCGGGCACTTCAGCAGAAACCCCCGTGTCGAGGGCGCCGGGGTCACCCCCACGCTGGGAGACCCCCGCGGCGCTGCCAAGGTGGCGACGCTTAAAGGCCTGTCTGGGGTCTCCATGCCCTCCTGGGCACTCAGCGCCAGGGTGGGGGAGGCCCATGCGCATCCCTCGGCCCTGCCTCCACCCCGAAAAAACGAGGGAGGAGAAGCAGCCCCAAGAGGTGGCCGTCCCGGGGTGGGCGAAAggcagcggggggctgccggcagggccgggggctTCGTGTGCAGGCTGCCCCCGCGCCTGCCTCGCGGGCTGTcaccgcgccgggggcgccggggtCCCCGCTGCTGTTATCTCCAGCGCTAGGACCCAGCGCGACCTTGGTCAGAGTTCAGCCAGAAGTGATGCTCTGGGTGTGAAATTAAAAGTAACCTGCCCCGGGCATTTGCTGGCGTCACCGGTTACTAGGCAAACGTCTGCAACTCGCAGCTGGGAGCCCGTAAAGTTTTAACTCAGGAGCTGGAACAAGCTCGGGAAGATGTCTTCAGCTGTTATATCAGTTTTCCTAGCTCAGCGCTGGAGCTCTCTAGGCAGCAGGGACTGAGTCGCAAACCTGGCAGCGGCTCCAGCCCACCGCCGGCTGCTCCTTCCTCAGCCTGCGCGCGCCCGCGCGAACGGGGCTGGAGCCGCGTCCCGCTCCCCACCTGCCGTAGCCACCCTCCTGGAAGGCCCTGCAACGTGTCCTTACCCAGCCGGCATAAATCAGGCAATGGTTCCTGCCAAGTGAAATACGATGACCCCGGTTGAGCAGCAGCCCCCCCTCACTCTGGTGTTGGGTGCAGTGTCGTGCCGATGTGCCCAGATCAGTCCCAAGAGCAGCACAGGGATGCCCGAGCGCTCTCCATCCCCTGCCCATGATCTCCTAAGGGAGCCCCAGTCTCCTGCTACGCTTGTCAGCCAGGCTGGGACCTGAAATTCCCCGAACCGTGGGGGATGGAGACGGGGTGACCTGGTCCAGGCTCACTCCCAGTGCTCAGGTCTGGCCCTGCCATGTCTAGACAGACCAGCTCGTCCTCCTGGATGCAGCTGGAAGTGCCACCACCGCCCCGTGGCCAAGCAAACCTCCGTGTTCGCTCTGCCCAGCCCTGGGTGTCGAGGCCGGCTGCAGTGGGACGCCCAGGGCAGCGACTTCCCGGGTTTTCCCACATGAGCTCCCCCAGACCAGGCAGGGAGCATGTCCTCGCTGAGGGTCTCTGGGGACCCAGCTCGGTGCAGCCTGCCGTGCCCCCACACTGCTTCCTGCACCCGAGCGCTGGAGATCGGCGGGGCGAATCccgccggggtcctgcccccgggGACAGCGCGTGCGGCGCGTTCAGGCTGGCCCTGCACCGCGTCGCAGCGCGGCGTCGAGACACAAGCGAGGAGCCGTGCCGTGATGGTGCGGAGACgtccccgctcggccccggggcgggctgaGCTTCGCGCTGCCACGCTGCCCCGTGCCAGTGCCAGGCTCGGCTGCAAACACCCGTCCCCGCCAGCACCCAGCCTTGCGGGCAGCCCCAGAGGCTGTTTTGAAGACAAATCACTTCTCATGGACGCACAGTCACAGCTGACCTCTCCGAGCAGCCAGCTGGAAAGGACCCGGGGAGCCCAGCAAGCACCAGGCATGTTTCCATGACCGACCTCAGTCCGAAAGGGGAACTACGGAAAGTCTTAATAGGAACTTGGCAAATGAAACCGACAGTGATTTTGTTGGAGATGGGCCCAATTCTGCAAATTTGGctatgggggcagggggagaagactCACGCTCGTCCCTACCCAAGCCAAAGGAGGCAGCAAGGCTGCTCCTATGTGGGTCTTACCCTCGTAATCAAGCCCAGCTCACAGATTTGCACCACTGAACCAGCCGTTTGCTCTGCATCCAGACATCTCTTTTCTATCAACTTTTCCAGTACCTCCTGCTACGCCTTTAAGCACAGGGCAGTGACGTTTGATGCACTTTAGGTCTGTAAATCAGTTTTCCAAGGAAGATGCAGGCCCTTTTATAGCAGCTCTCAGCCCTGCTTTTTCCCAGCTGTTTCTTCCGCAGCTTCAGAGGAGCGCCTGGACCCAGGCAGCTGGGGTGGAAACCaagtccctgcagctctgcagcacatGCGAGGGCTCCAGCCGGGGTCTTGGAGGGCCTGTTCCTCTGAAGAAGCAGAAACAGAGCCTTCCCCATCATGGCCCTGTACAGAGGCATCCGTAAATTGGCCCCAAACGTATGTTCCTCACCACACTGTCGCCCTCCAGGCTTCAGGTGTGCAGGAGTCAGGACAGCCACGTTTTGTGCTACCCATGAAAATCTTGACAACATAGTAAATCTTGATTATAGGAGGCTGGGGAACGGGCTGTCTTTCTGGGGGGAACCAAACCACCTTAATATCCGGGGGAAGGAACACAATCGTAGGGAGACTTAGTTCAGACTTGCCTGTTACACGGAGACCTTGACCCAAGCAGGCAGAGCTATTATTTCAGGCGTGGAGTTGGAAATAACCCTGCGGGCATTCACGTGACGTCATTTGTTACCAAGCAAAGCCTCCGTTTCACAGTCCTCAGCCCACAGTTCCCAGGGGGCAGCTAAAGACAGACGTTATTTCTCACTGCCCGCAGCCCGCCGTCCTGTTCTGCAGCGCGGGATCAGCCCTCCTCGAGGGGCTCTGCTGCGGAGCGATGGCAGAGCACAGCCGAGTGGAACTGCGACGCCACAAGATTTAGCAGCAGACGCGGATCTGCTCCCACCTTGTGCCTTACGCCACTCGCTCAGTCCCAGCAAGCCCAGAAATAGACTTTACTTGACGATTCCAGGGCCAAACTCAAAACTTCTGTTTTTTGCAGGACAGAGGCAAGGAGTTTGCTTCAGACCTTTCCCTCCTGCTGAGGCAGAGCCTGCTGCAGAGCGATGTCCCACTTTGTGACAGGGCAGCGAAGCACCAGCTGCCACcaggcagctctggggcacgcagCACTGCATCGCCGTGATTTCTTTTTCGATGTTACGCTCTAGGCAGTGCACGTTTGTGGTTTCATCATGCTGCGGACGCTGCCGTTGCAACGAAAAGCAAACCCTGCAGCGACACGCCGCAGGTAAAGTTACTTCCGACAGCTTGGAGCAAAGGGTTTCTCGCCCTCTCTGGGGACGGGCAAGGACCCTGGGGGGTCAGCGGAGGGgagcgcagggctggggctgggacgcTGCaccccgcggggctgggggcacggCTGCGCCCTGCGGCGGGGCAGGCGCTTGGTCGAGGGGAGGGTCAGGTTAAACAAGCGCTAGCCTTTCGCTGCCGGCCGCGCGCATCCGCCACCCCCGCGTCCTTCCTGCGTTGCGTGGCGCGTGCAAACTCAGCCGGCTGGGGGGGAATCGCCGCCGCTGCCGTGGGCTGTCTTTGCAGGCCAGCGGGTTGCTCCCGCGGCTGACGCCAGAGCACGTGCCCGGTCGCCAGAGCAGAGAGCCGACGCCGAAGGGGCAGGGACAGGCAACAAAAAACGCGCAGCTCTCCGTGAACGGGGGCGTTTGCGAGAGCAGGCAGCCGGGATGGGGAGCAGAGGGAAGCGGTTGGCCCAAATCcgctcggcgcggcggggggagagcCCCGATACCCTGTGCTGAGCAGTCAcccacctcctcctgcctccgCTGTGCTCTGGGGCGTGCTTCAGCCCAAATCCCACTGAGGCCCCGACCTGCGTCCGTGCTtgccggccggccgggctgctCCCTCCCGAAGGCCCAGGTGACCTTCCCCTCCACCCGCCTGCTTCTGGGGCtgcgcagcgccccccccccccccccgaaaagggAACCGTCTGGCTGCCCCGTTTCTCTTCCTCATTTGCCATTTCCACCCCCCCCTCCAGGGGatggcggggggggcgggggggatgtTTCGCACCGATGCAAGCAGTCGCTTCAGCCGAAAAGCCAACGCAGGCTGCACGGAGCCCCCCGTGCGCGCCGGACCTcccgcccgcctgcccccgggggagcccgccccgccgggcagccTCAGCGCCGCTAACGCTGCTGTGCCCCAAGCGCTCAGCGTCTCCGGCCTCTCGctcagctgctgggctgcagctgggaaggTGCAGGTGAAGAACAGACGTGGATGTCTTCTCAGCGCTTGGAAGAGCATCCCGAGGTGCACAAGCGCTTTGACAGTGAGAGGCTCTTCAGACGCAAAGCAGTCTTAAGTTATACGACGGGCATGTGAAAGCTCTTATTATTTACTGGCATGGAGAACGGACCGCGAATAAACGCTAAGCGTTTTTTCCTGTTACGTTACGTATCGTGATGGACAAGCTGAGTTTGATTACGCGCCGGTGCTGCCTTTAGAGTTCGTGCGGTTTTTGGGCTACCTCACAGAAAGAGTTTTTACGCCCGGAAATTCTCCCTTGAGCACTTAAACGCTCAAAAGTTCAGCTGACAGATAGCTAAGCCCGTTTTAAATGTCATTCGGAAGGCTGTATGGATCATGGGTGCTGCCCTGGATGAATGTCTTCCTTGGAACATTCAGATACTTGATTGCACGCTCTTTGTAATGTGCTGCTAACGCTTAGTGTCAATGTTGTTAGTAGACGTGAAGTGACTTGAAATATTAATGGATTTAGCGCCCTTTCACTTTCCCAAAACTGACTGGTGTGGTTTTAGTCACTTTGTAAGAGAAAGCTATTTCGTGATGCGGGTAAGGGACTTAATCCCGTGCAAGAACTTATAATCACAGTCCTCTTACTTCAGTCCTAAGCGtaggctgcttttaaaaatattgttgttGCATGCTTCAGCACGCAGTATCTCCTACTCCCTGTGGGTCAGCCAGGAGAGGGAAGCATCACAGTCCCAAATCCACTACATTGCAAGGCTACTGTAATTCAGAACTACGAGTCTGAACCTTTCATGATTCCGCTCaaaaaaatactttcctaatTAAGCCTTTTTAAAGCCCTGACTCATTTACATGGGACAGCATAGGTGCTGAAACTACTGAAAAATGCCGCCGTTCTCTCATTAAGTGGTGTTTTATGTTGGAGCCTATTAAAGTACTACTGTGTGAAGAAGGGATGATAGCTATCCAGTGCTTCTGTTTTCATCTTAAACTTGGAATTTGGAAGTATAATTAAGGCACATGCATTCTTTTAAAGTATATTGAAGCTGCAAATAAAATTGCCTGGAGGTAAGATTTCGTAGATTGTGTCCCACGATACATGTGTTTTCTAAAGCAATACCTGACCTTAAACGCTGCCTAGGCTGCTGCAATACTGCTTTTCTAGGACTTGTGAAAAACCTTTCTATTCCTAGCATTTTGATTTTGGTTTGTTATTGTCTTCTTCATGAGGCCAGATCTTTTAAGCACGTTCCCCACATGCTAACTGTCCTACCAGTAAAGCCAAGAGGTCTGACGCACCGCCATGCCTCAGTTCCAAATTAATAATAAACACTTGTCACGTTATAAAGTTAGAAGATTCCAAGTCATCTGAAATGTCCTGCAGCATCAGAACTTTAACATCAACCTGCAATTTTTATTATGCAATCAACATACATAAGAGAAGAATACTTCTAGCAAAGATTACCGTATGACCGGGTCTCAGCTCATTCAAGCTCACTTAATAGATTGGTAGGAAGTTTACACGCACACACGTTGCATTATTTTTATGCTAAGGGAAGCATGACTACTTAAGTCTTGTTTTCATTATaatgagaagtgaaaaaaaaaaatccgactACTGTATTTTCATAGCGATGCCTAGGCAGCTCACCAACTGTTCAGTGGCAAGTAAGATCTTAATATTAAATTGGTAATGTATGAGGCATaaaaaagctgctgaaagtgCCAGTTATTTAAGAGGATGACAAAAAACTGGAATGCTGGATAACTTAAGATCTGCTTATATTAAAAGTGACCGTGTGTATCTTAATCAGGCATAATCAAACATGATGTCTTACTTTGTTTTGTGGCCTTATTAAAAAGCAAGCTCATACTTTCTTGCACAGTCATAATATAAACAAACTTCTTACAGCTAAACTAGCTAGGAAAACTAGTTAGGGATGCCTGCAGAGAAGTCATTGAAAAAATCTTATATGTAGTGTGTAGACACAGGAAAATGCTTCTGTTTGAAGCTGCGGACACAAATATGAATTTCTTTCTATCAGAGGCACACTTTCTATCGCGCACTTTGTTATGTAATAACTAtccaattttaaaaatcaagtgtgAAATGAGCTCAAAGTTGCATTAAGCAGGCCAACTATTTCCATTGCGTGTTCTCTTCAGTCGTTCTAGAATCGctagagtagattttttttttttgttacatttagTGAAAAAATATATTAGAGTAATACTTGAGTTCTCTCGTGGTCATACATGCTTTTGTGTCTTGCAGAAATCATTGCAGCCGAACGAGAATGTGGATTTGAATAGCGGTCCACTGTTTGAATCGGATGCCTTCTGAAAGATAACCTTGCCCTGAGATAAATGACTACCCTCTGACTATACAGTTGAGTGAATGTATTGACTGGGAAAGTAGATTTATTTTGGACATGACCTACACAAATTCTGCATAAAACTTAAGTGAAATAGAGTCTctctctgaggaagaaaagggatgGGCTGAATTCAGGGGTGTTCTAAGCTCTGGAGCGTGAGTGAGTGAGAGGACCACCAGATGCATCAGTTATTGCTATCTTCTTCCAACGGAAGAACAAGATGGTAATCAGGGGGAGGGCTTCGTCCATTATATAAAAGAATAATCTTGTTAAATTTTACTGGCTTTAATTCTGAATGAGGAGTTTGTTCAGCTGAGGCTAGGGATCTCTTTAGGTACTCAGAGAGCAACCTTACTTGCATCTCATCCCAGTTCTCTTCACTGTACAGATAAGATTAAGGGAGCGTTTGGGACCTCTGTAAGAAAATCCTTGCTATTTGTACAAGTGTGAAATTGTCACTGAGTTTGTACATAAAGCATGTGAAGAATCTGGCACAGAGATTTCCTTCGTTCAGCTTCACAATTTGTGCTTCACCAAGTTGCAATTAAGTTATATAGCTGAATCACAATCACTTTTTCAAATTGCTACATAAAATTCATCAAAGAACTCTTACAGCATGCCGAGGAGTATGTCTCTTTTCCATAACTTAATTTATTTCGCTTCGTCAGGTGCAGTATAGAACAGGACTTTGTGGCAGAGAGTGTGCAGCTACATATCACGGAAGATATATTTTTAGTATCAAGGCAAGGCAGCTGAACTTGAGCAAGTCATTGGGAAGAAGGCTAGGGGAATGATTTTCAGCTGAGAGACTTAAAATGGCTCCAGATCAgctgaaatcattattttttggGAAAAGAAGCTCTTAGGAGAAGGCAGTGATGTtcttttgcctcccctctccccctatCAGAAATTTAGGGGTGGACAGCGGTGCTTCGTCCATGGGAGCGGAGAGGTTTGTTCCTTGAGCAGGGTCACTTTTTTTTAAGGAGTGAAGCTGGATTTGATAGCTAGCATTTATTCCCTGATTGACAGGAAATAAGACCAGGCTACAGAGAGAAAATTTGTGCTAGAAATGGTTTTCTGTATGACAGTTCTTAGGTTAAAgtttatgtgcacacacacaaaagaagtgGAGACAGTCTGTATTAGAACTCCTATTTCGATGTTTTTTGCTTTGGGTCATTTTGAGAGACATTGAAGGCTAAGATAATATGTTGAACTTAACCGACTGTGCAATTGGAATTCATTGTCAGTCTTTATCCTAATGTATAAACTGGAGTGTTTTCCTAAGATTTAATGTCCTAGTTTGAGCACCTTGACGCGtgactgctgctgaaagaaactggctcatcttttttcttatatcatttttttctggCACAGGGACCGGAGGtaggaatgagtgtttagtgtttTTGCTGTTAATCTTTGTTTACAATGAAATGGGCAGGGAAAATAGAACAATTATTGAAATTATAAGTGATTTTTAATGACAACGTATAAAATGTAGACTATGGTTTTGAAACAACAGgtaactgcctttttttctttttttcaacagAATGTTCAAATAAAAACTTTGACAGGTGATGTGGTAAGGTCTTCATGACATCTTAGTTTGTAATGATAACTGCACTGCATACGGTTTTATTCTAAATGCTCTGGATCATGTGACATGTTCTCATAAGGATATTAGGCTAGACCTCAAAAAATGTTTGCATTACTATACCTAAAGAACTTCATTTGCAACTTCAATTAAAGAAGAGTAATGGTATCGATCTGGAGAAGCTTCTTTAACCACAGAAATATTTGAGTGAACGCTGCAGGTATGGATCTGCAGGTAAAGGATCTGCGGTGGTTCTTCAAAGTCAGTTGCAAAATGATTCAAATGAAACTATTTTGGCTAATAACTGTGTACTGTATGTCAAACAAGTTTGTATTCGGTAGCACTAACTTGATAATTTTGAATACTTTGAAACTTGTTGCCAAGTGTTTTATATAGACATAAAGATGTAAGACTTCTAAGGAAACCACACCCCACCCACAAAAATAccccaaacaaattaaaatggcATGCAGCTTTTTTAGGG
The sequence above is a segment of the Struthio camelus isolate bStrCam1 chromosome 13, bStrCam1.hap1, whole genome shotgun sequence genome. Coding sequences within it:
- the CD74 gene encoding HLA class II histocompatibility antigen gamma chain isoform X1 → MAEEQRDLLSTSDRGSGVLRLGEPQRSALGRKAAFSALSILVALLIAGQAVTVYFVYQQSGQISKLTKTSQTLQLESLQRKLPPSAKPMNKMRMAMVNMPLAMRDLPLAPSSDRMPMEIMGPVSNKTEDQVKHLLLQADPRKMFPELKDDLMDNLKHLKKSMADADWKSFESWMHKWLLFELAKNPQKDEQKAIPAEKVQTKCQVEANFGGVHPGRFRPQCDENGDYLPRQCNASTGYCWCSYKNGTRIEGTETREKLDCPATPRALEPEEMIFSGVDVLKLDAEKGAK
- the CD74 gene encoding HLA class II histocompatibility antigen gamma chain isoform X2; amino-acid sequence: MAEEQRDLLSTSDRGSGVLRLGEPQRSALGRKAAFSALSILVALLIAGQAVTVYFVYQQSGQISKLTKTSQTLQLESLQRKLPPSAKPMNKMRMAMVNMPLAMRDLPLAPSSDRMPMEIMGPVSNKTEDQVKHLLLQADPRKMFPELKDDLMDNLKHLKKSMADADWKSFESWMHKWLLFELAKNPQKDEQKAIPAEKATPRALEPEEMIFSGVDVLKLDAEKGAK